CTAATTCGCCAATTTAGCGAGTTGTTTAGGATGCGTATTGGCCCCCATGGGGAGATTGTTGACCTGAATATGGGGCACTACTGGCCATGGCCCAGGCGCGGGGGCATGATATGGCCATGGCTGTCTAACTGCTGCCAGAAGCGGAAGCCGCTTTGCTTGAGGTGCAAGCCCAGCAAGCGGCGGATTAACCGGCCTACGGGTTGCGCATCTCATCCAACAGGCCACCGCCAGGGCTGGGCTTTTTTGAGGGGGCGGTCTTGGGCTCTTGGGGGGGGCACGGTCGTGGGCTTGGCAGCCTGCTTCTGTTCAATCCCCCGCCCGCAGTGGCCACAATAGGCGGCCTTGCTGTCGATGGCTCGCATGCAACTGGGGCAATCTGTGTACCCGTATTCATGTTTGAGGAGTTTGCCCTGGGTGGCCTGATTACTGCCATGGGCGGCCACGGCAAGCAGGGCTAAAAGGGGCGAAAAGAGCAGCGCCAGTGCAAACCATAAAGCCCCGCTCATGCCCTTGGAACTGGCGGCGGATGTGGCCATAAAAGTGCCTGCTATCCAGGCGATTAAAAAAAACAGATCAACCAAAGGGGCAAGTGTATAGAGTGGATTCATGCCTATTATACTTTGACTTCCATGAATAAGGTTTTAAAAGCATGAATAAGCGTGCGGAATCAATGATAATATGTTATGATGCATATGTTTGGTGAATCCCTGCAACTGAAAGGGCCTGTGATGATGGTGTTTGTAAAATCCAGTCTCTATACCCTGACGGTCTTTGTGCTGCTGTTGATGTTGATAACGCGCTTCTATCGCTAAATGATCCGCCTGCAAGGGCGCTGATAACAAAGAATCAAAACCCCACACCGTTTTCGGTGCGGGGTTTTTTTATGGGGATTTCCATGGGTAAGAGCACGCGCCATGATGACGCGATCCGCCTGTCTGTAGATGGCGACAGCAAGACCAAAGCGGAGCTGGTGGCCCAGGGTGAGGCGGCCAGCACCAGTAGCGGCGGCGGTACCCCGGATTCTCTGCCCCTTAAGCGGTTTGGGCAGTTCCAGGGGGCCATCAAGCGGGCCGGGTCGGCCATCGCCAACCTCACCAGTGGCAATCTGACCTACAGCAATAATTTGGATAAGGTGGAGACCATCCGCAACGATGGCAAGATTGACGGGGCCGACCCCACCGTGGCCAGCGCCAGCGGCACCATCACCACCCGCTTTGCCGATACCACCTTAATGGATCTGGCCAGCAACGGTACGGCGGTGGATCTGGAATTGAGCTATACCCTGGATGCCGACAATAAGCTGGTCATTACCCTGCATGAGGTCTATCTGCCGAAGCCTAAAATCGGCATGAGTGGCCCCGGCGGCATTGAGGCCAGTTTTGACTATGTGGCCGCCTTTAACAGCAGCGCCGGTCAAATGATGACCGTGGCGCTGGTTAACGACCTGGACGGCACGGAGTACGCATAATGTTGAGATTAGGAAGCCAATCAACCGAGCCCTATTGGCTGGAGGATCTTCCCTACGGGGTGCGGTTTGAGGTCAAGCCGCTCACCGGCCTCAGTGAGCACCTGTGTCAAACCATTGCCCAAAAGCGTACCGAGCAAATGATGGCCGCCCAAGAGGAGCTAAAAGCGGCCAGGGATGCCATGATTGAGATGGGAGCGATGGACCCGGAAGCAACGGCAGAAGAGTTGGAGAATGCCGCTGTCGTTGATAATGCCTACTGGGTCTATCTGGTGGAAGAGTTGGCCAAAAAGCATTTGAAGGATTGGGATGGCGTGGCGGATGAAGCGGGTGAGCCTGTCGAGCTAACCCCTGAGAATATCTGTCTAGTGTTGCGTTATCGGGATTTCATGCGGGTCTTCTACAAGCGCTTTACCTTTGATCAGTTGCTGCTG
The sequence above is drawn from the Magnetococcus sp. PR-3 genome and encodes:
- a CDS encoding zinc ribbon domain-containing protein, which produces MNPLYTLAPLVDLFFLIAWIAGTFMATSAASSKGMSGALWFALALLFSPLLALLAVAAHGSNQATQGKLLKHEYGYTDCPSCMRAIDSKAAYCGHCGRGIEQKQAAKPTTVPPPRAQDRPLKKAQPWRWPVG
- a CDS encoding phage tail tube protein, which translates into the protein MGKSTRHDDAIRLSVDGDSKTKAELVAQGEAASTSSGGGTPDSLPLKRFGQFQGAIKRAGSAIANLTSGNLTYSNNLDKVETIRNDGKIDGADPTVASASGTITTRFADTTLMDLASNGTAVDLELSYTLDADNKLVITLHEVYLPKPKIGMSGPGGIEASFDYVAAFNSSAGQMMTVALVNDLDGTEYA